The sequence GGTCGGTGATGTGATCGCTGCGGTCGAATCCCTGCTGGCGGCGCAAGGCTGATGCCATCCGTGCGCTCGCGAATGCAAGCGGCGGCGAGCCAGCCCGCCGGGGCATCGCCCGGCACGGAGCGCCACTGGGCCAAAACGGTGGTGCAGGTCCTGCTGAAACTCGCTTATCCCGCGTTGATTCTGTGTGCCTGGCGCTGGGACACCCCGCGCTATGTCGGCTGCATGCTGTTTGCGATTCTGTGGCTGCAACGCTGGGCCGGCAGCGGTCCGGTGGCGACTTCGCTGCGCCGGCTCTCCACGATCGATTGGACCGTGGTCGGCTTGCTGAGCTGCGCCTCGGCGGCGATCGTGTTCACCAATAGCGAGTTGCTGTTGCGTCTCTATCCGTCGCTGGTCAATCTGGGCCTGTTGATCGCGTTCGGCGCGACGCTTGTGCGCGGGCCGTCGATGATTGAAAAATTCGCGCGACTGGGTAATCCGAATTTGCCGCCTGGCGCCGTGCGCCATACACGGCGCGTGACGCAGGTGTGGTGCGGTTTCTTCGCACTGAACGGCGCGTTCTCCGCTTATACGGCGTTGTACTGGAGCCGTGCGAGCTGGTCGCTCTACAACGGCGCGATTGCTTACGGGCTGATCGGCGTGTTGCTGGTGGCCGAGGTCATCTGGCGCTATCTGGTGGTGCTGCCGCGAGCGGCGCGTTCGGAGGCGGCATGATCGCGTTGCATGATCTGTTGTCGGCGGCCCACGAGTCCTCAGCCGTGCATGCGCCGGTATGCCGCGACGGCGCTACGGTGCTCGATCGCGCTGCGTTTCGCGCGCGCGTCTCGACGCTGGTCACGCTGATGCAAGCGCAAGCCGCGCGACGCTACGCGTTATGTATCGACGATCCGTTCGATTTCGCCTGCGCGCTGTTTGCGTTGTTCGCGTGCGGTAAGGAGCCGGTGATTCCAGCCAATGCGACGCCGGGCTATCTCGCCGATCTTGCCGACGCGTATGACGCCGTGCTGACCGACGCCGACCTGCCGCCTGCTGTGCGAGACGCCGACGCCGACGCCGACGCCGACGCCGATGCCGATGCCGATGCCGATGCCGATGCCGATGCCGATGCCGATGCCGAAGTCACACACGAGCTAAACACCCCATACACAATCGATCCGCAAGCCCCGTTGACGCTCTATACATCGGGTAGCAGCGGTACCCCCAAGCCGATCCGCAAGACCCTCGCGCAATTCAACGCCGAAGTGCACACGCTCGAAACGCAGTGGGGCGCTCTGGTCGGCGATGCGACGATGCTGGCGAGCGTGCCGCATCATCACATCTACGGTTTGCTGTTTCGCGTGTTGTGGCCGCTTGCCGCGGGCCGCGCGTTCGACCGCGCGATCAGCATCGAACCTTTGCATTTGCAAACGCAGATCGCGCAATGCGGCGCGACGGTCGTTGTTTCGACGCCCGCGCAATTGTCGCGTTGGCCCGCATTACCTGGCTTCGCCGCGTTGAAGCCGGCGCCGCGCGCATTCTTCTCTTCAGGCGGTCCGCTCGCCGTGGAAGCCGCGCAGGAATACGCCGCCGCGTATGGCGCTGCGCCGCTCGAAATCTACGGTAGTACAGAAACCGGCGGCATTGCGTGGCGTCGACAGGACCAGACAGAGGCGTGGCAACCGGTGGCCGGCATCGAAGTACGCCGCGACGAAGACGGCGCGCTAAATGTTCGCTCGCCGCATCTCGATCACACCGGCTGGCATCGTACGGACGACAAAATCGCGTTCGACGCCGACGGACGCTTCCGCCTGCAAGGCCGGCTCGATCGCGTACTCAAGCTGGACGGCAAGCGCGTGTCGCTGCCGGAACTCGAAGCGCGTCTCGCGCTGCATCCGTATGTCGCGCAAGCGGCGATCGTGCCGCTGGAAGGCGCCTCGCGCGAGCGCGTCGGCGCCGTGGTGGCGCTGACCGAAGCGGGCAGTGAGGCACTGCGCGCCGAAGGCCGCGTGCCGCTCGCGCAAACCTTGCGCCGGCATCTCGCTGAGTATTTCGACGTGGTGGTGCTGCCGCGTCACTGGCGTTTTCGCCTCACATTGCCGTTCGACTCGCGCGGCAAACTGCCGGTGGCCGCGGTCGCGGCGGCTTTCGAGCCGCGCGCGGACGGTGTGGAAGTGCTCGCCGAAACTCGCAGCGCCGACACGTTGCATTACGAACTGCGCGTGCCGCCGACGCTCGTGCATTTCGCCGGCCACTTCCCCGGTCTGCCGATTCTGCCGGGCGTGGTCCAGGTGCACTGGGCCATGCGTCTGGCCGCCGAACAACTGCCCGCCGTGCGCGAGCTGGTATCGGTCGACCGCCTCAAGTTCATGGCGCCGGTATCGCCGGGCGCGGTGCTGAATCTCACGCTCGCACACGACGCCGCGCGTGGGCGCGTGCAGTTCACGTACCGGCTCAGCGGACGTGATTGCGCATCCGGCGTGATCGTCTATCGGGAGCCTGCATGATGGGCATCGCTGCGTGCATCGTCATTCCGATTTACAACCACAAGGATGCGATCGGCGCGACCGTGGCCCACCTCGCGGTGCACGGCTTGCCGATCTTTGTCGTCGACGATGGCAGCGATGAAGCGACCCAGCAGGTGCTTGCCGCGCTCGCGCAACAGTACGCGGGGCAGCTCACGCTGCTGCGCTTGCCGGTCAACGGTGGCAAGGGCGCGGCCGTGATGGCGGGACTGCGTGCCGCGCGCGCTGCGGGGTACAGCCACGCTCTGCAGATCGACGCCGACGGCCAGCACGACGCGACGGACGTGCCGCGTTTCATCGAAGCCGCGCTTGCCGAACCGGGCGCAGTGATCCTCGGCCGCCCGGTCTACGATGAGAGCGTGCCGAAATCGCGCCTCTACGGGCGCTATCTGACGCATGTGTGGGTGTGGATCGAAACGCTCTCGCTGACGATTCGCGATTCGATGTGCGGCTTCCGTCTCTATCCCTTGGCGCTTGCCTGCGAGCTGATCGACAGCGTGCAATTGCCGACGCGGATGGACTTCGACATTGAGATTCTCGTGCGCCTCTACTGGCGGCGCGCGGCGTTCCGCTCGATTCCGACGCGCGTCACCTATGCAACCGACGGCGTCTCCCATTTCGACGTGCTGTGGGACAACGTGCGCATCAGCCGCAGCCATACGCGGCTTGTGTTCGGCATGCTGTGGCGTTTGCCGATGCTGCTCGCGCACAAAGTGATGCCACGCCGTTCGGCTATCGCAAGTGAGGCGGTCAAGCAGGGCGACCAGAACGAAGCGAGCAAGTCGAGCAACTTGAGCGAACCCGGCCAGCACGCTGAACCACGCGAACCGAACCCCCAGGACTGGTGGCGGATCGCCGAACGCGGCAGCCATCTGGGCATGTCCTTGCTCGCGCTCAGTTGCAAGCTGTTCGGCCGTCGTTTCACCGCGCTCTGGCTGCATCCGATCGTCGCGTATTTTCTGCTGACCGGCCGCGCCGCGCGCGAGGCGTCGAGCAACTATTTCACGCATCTCGGCGAAGCCGCACCGCACGGCAATACGCCGCGTCCAGGTTGGCTGTCCGCCTATCGTCACATGCTGGCGTTTGCACAATCGGGCTTCGACAAACTTGCCGCATGGTCCGGCCGCGTCAACAACGCCGACGTCAAATTTGAGGATCCTTCGGCATTCGAAGCATTGGTGGCCAGTGGCAAAGGTGCGCTCGTGATCGGCGCGCATCTCGGCAATCTGGAGATGACCCGCGCGCTTGCCGCACAGGGTGCCTACGCGAAAGTCACTGCCGTCGTCTACACCGAACACGCACGGCGCTTCAATAGCGTGCTGGCGTCGGCCAATAGCCAGTTCGCGCGGCATCTGCTCGAAGTCAGCGACTTCGGCCCCGAGACCGCGATGATGATGCAGGAGCGTGTCGACGCGGGCGAGCTGCTGGTGATCGTCGGCGACCGCGTGCCGGCACACGAAGCGGGCCGCACGACCGAAGCGCAATTTCTCGGTTCGACCGCCCCGTTCGCGCAGGGCCCCTACGTGCTCGCGCATGCATTGGGCTGCCCCGTCTATCTGTTCTTCTGCCTGAAAGAGCACGACGGTTACCGTCTGTATTTCGAGCCGTTCGCCGAGCGCATCGAGTTGCCGCGCCGCGAACGCGCGCAGCATCTTGCCGCGTGGGCGCAGCGTTATGCGGCGCGCCTCGAACACTATTGCCGCAAGGCACCTTATCAATGGTTCAACTTCTTCGATTTCTGGGCCAGCCCCAAGCGAGGCACACATGGCCGAACATGATCTGATCGAGGCGCCGAACGCCAGCGCAACAGAGAACACCCGCGCAAACGCGGCGTCGGTGACGATCGGCGGGCGCAAGCTGACGATCGAAGAGGTCGTCGCGATCGCGCAGCATCGCGCACCGGTTGCGTTGAGCGCCGATCCAGCATGGCGCGCGCGCATCCAGCGCGGCGCGGATTTTCTGCGCCGGCATCTGGCGTCGGGCGCGACCGTGTACGGCGTCAACACCGGCTATGGCGATGCGTGCGTGGTCGACGTGCCGATGGAACTCGTCGAAGCCTTGCCATTGCAACTGACGCGTTACCATGGCTGCGGAATGGGCCAGTATCTCGACGACGCACAAACGCTTGCAGTGATCGCCGCGCGCCTCAACTCGCTGGCCTACGGTTTTTCC comes from Burkholderia sp. GAS332 and encodes:
- a CDS encoding Predicted acyltransferase, LPLAT superfamily gives rise to the protein MMGIAACIVIPIYNHKDAIGATVAHLAVHGLPIFVVDDGSDEATQQVLAALAQQYAGQLTLLRLPVNGGKGAAVMAGLRAARAAGYSHALQIDADGQHDATDVPRFIEAALAEPGAVILGRPVYDESVPKSRLYGRYLTHVWVWIETLSLTIRDSMCGFRLYPLALACELIDSVQLPTRMDFDIEILVRLYWRRAAFRSIPTRVTYATDGVSHFDVLWDNVRISRSHTRLVFGMLWRLPMLLAHKVMPRRSAIASEAVKQGDQNEASKSSNLSEPGQHAEPREPNPQDWWRIAERGSHLGMSLLALSCKLFGRRFTALWLHPIVAYFLLTGRAAREASSNYFTHLGEAAPHGNTPRPGWLSAYRHMLAFAQSGFDKLAAWSGRVNNADVKFEDPSAFEALVASGKGALVIGAHLGNLEMTRALAAQGAYAKVTAVVYTEHARRFNSVLASANSQFARHLLEVSDFGPETAMMMQERVDAGELLVIVGDRVPAHEAGRTTEAQFLGSTAPFAQGPYVLAHALGCPVYLFFCLKEHDGYRLYFEPFAERIELPRRERAQHLAAWAQRYAARLEHYCRKAPYQWFNFFDFWASPKRGTHGRT
- a CDS encoding Uncharacterized membrane protein, translating into MPSVRSRMQAAASQPAGASPGTERHWAKTVVQVLLKLAYPALILCAWRWDTPRYVGCMLFAILWLQRWAGSGPVATSLRRLSTIDWTVVGLLSCASAAIVFTNSELLLRLYPSLVNLGLLIAFGATLVRGPSMIEKFARLGNPNLPPGAVRHTRRVTQVWCGFFALNGAFSAYTALYWSRASWSLYNGAIAYGLIGVLLVAEVIWRYLVVLPRAARSEAA
- a CDS encoding Acyl-coenzyme A synthetase/AMP-(fatty) acid ligase, coding for MIALHDLLSAAHESSAVHAPVCRDGATVLDRAAFRARVSTLVTLMQAQAARRYALCIDDPFDFACALFALFACGKEPVIPANATPGYLADLADAYDAVLTDADLPPAVRDADADADADADADADADADADADADAEVTHELNTPYTIDPQAPLTLYTSGSSGTPKPIRKTLAQFNAEVHTLETQWGALVGDATMLASVPHHHIYGLLFRVLWPLAAGRAFDRAISIEPLHLQTQIAQCGATVVVSTPAQLSRWPALPGFAALKPAPRAFFSSGGPLAVEAAQEYAAAYGAAPLEIYGSTETGGIAWRRQDQTEAWQPVAGIEVRRDEDGALNVRSPHLDHTGWHRTDDKIAFDADGRFRLQGRLDRVLKLDGKRVSLPELEARLALHPYVAQAAIVPLEGASRERVGAVVALTEAGSEALRAEGRVPLAQTLRRHLAEYFDVVVLPRHWRFRLTLPFDSRGKLPVAAVAAAFEPRADGVEVLAETRSADTLHYELRVPPTLVHFAGHFPGLPILPGVVQVHWAMRLAAEQLPAVRELVSVDRLKFMAPVSPGAVLNLTLAHDAARGRVQFTYRLSGRDCASGVIVYREPA